In the Populus trichocarpa isolate Nisqually-1 chromosome 1, P.trichocarpa_v4.1, whole genome shotgun sequence genome, one interval contains:
- the LOC7489341 gene encoding protein LATERAL ROOT PRIMORDIUM 1, with protein MVGLRDVFVVAPAAPFNHHHHHHHQHHEQINLSTADPINASNATALGVGVGVGVIPLLTSAPCLTPQNMDDQDLLHNGRNKISGIHQFWQNQGTQYIKKASDTTHSIIDHHNNSSTANFLLQSGNGGGNGSGNLGGNSSSSATTTCEDCGNQAKKDCSHRRCRTCCKSRGFDCATHVKSTWVAAARRRERQLIATAGGGAGSTGSTSGSKKPRLINSQATTTSHTSTSNTTPPRSYDTSSSHQDAGFKERLPVQVTAPAVFRCVRVTAVEDGEDQYAYQAVVKIGGHVFKGFLYDQGVETRDGFPNISELHLGAANGGGGGGAGRHGASSSPILDPSDVYGASAGGLLGGSAFGNPIN; from the exons ATGGTGGGCCTTCGCGATGTCTTCGTTGTGGCTCCTGCTGCTCCcttcaaccaccaccaccaccaccaccaccagcatcATGAGCAAATCAATCTTTCAACAGCAGATCCAATCAATGCTTCCAATGCTACAGCTCTTGGTGTTGGGGTGGGTGTTGGTGTCATTCCACTCCTTACATCAGCGCCTTGTCTTACGCCACAAAACATGGATGATCAAGATTTGTTGCATAATGGTCGAAACAAGATTAGTGGAATTCATCAGTTTTGGCAAAACCAAGGCACTCAATATATCAAGAAAGCTTCTGACACCACCCATTCGATTATTGATCATCACAATAATTCTTCAACAGCGAATTTTCTACTACAAAGTGGAAATGGTGGTGGTAATGGTAGTGGAAATCTTGGAGGGAATTCATCATCGTCTGCCACAACTACGTGTGAGGATTGTGGAAACCAAGCGAAGAAAGATTGTAGCCATAGAAGGTGCAGGACGTGTTGTAAAAGCCGTGGTTTTGATTGTGCTACTCATGTGAAGAGCACGTGGGTAGCGGCTGCGAGGAGGAGAGAGCGTCAGCTTATAGCAACTGCTGGTGGTGGTGCTGGTTCCACGGGGTCTACTTCTGGTTCCAAGAAACCTAGGCTTATAAACTCTCAAGCTACTACTACTTCTCATACTTCCACTTCTAATACGACTCCTCCAAGGAGCTACGACACGAGTTCTAGTCACCAAG ATGCAGGTTTTAAAGAGAGATTACCGGTGCAAGTAACTGCACCAGCAGTTTTTAGGTGTGTTAGAGTGACAGCAGTGGAAGATGGTGAAGACCAGTATGCGTATCAGGCTGTGGTGAAGATTGGTGGTCATGTTTTCAAAGGGTTTCTATATGACCAAGGAGTTGAAACAAGAGATGGGTTCCCTAATATATCTGAATTGCATTTGGGTGCTGCTAAcggtggtggcggcggcggcgcAGGGAGACATGGGGCCTCTTCTTCCCCGATTCTCGATCCTTCAGATGTTTATGGTGCTTCTGCTGGAGGGTTACTAGGAGGTTCGGCCTTTGGAAATCCAATAAATTAA